Below is a window of candidate division KSB1 bacterium DNA.
AGTCAGAAATATGCCGGAATATCGATATTTAGGAGTTAACGTCGCAGGTAAACCTATCCAGGGAATTCTGTTCGGCACGGACAGCAAAGCAATTAAGAACAGAATCAAGAAAATTGTCGATAAAAAAGGCTTCCGGTTGGACGCCGTTCAAAAGAAGACCCGATTCACTTATAAAGTCCAAAAAGGCGGCGAAAAACCGATAAAAGGCGAACAGAAAGCGTTTGCAAAAGAAGAGCTGGAAAACGCTTTAATGAAAATGGGCTACCGGGTGCACTATGTCAGGAAAAAATGGTTCAGCATCAACTTCGGCATTCCCAACAAAGATTTAGTCCTGTTCATCCGCATCTGTGCGGATCTTTTGCGCGAGAAATTTCCTTATGATGAAATCTTGACCCTGACCGCCGAAGACACCGAAAACAAGCGCTTGCGGGAAACAATCCGTGAAATCCAAAAGGATCTGAAAGCGGGAAACGACGGTCATGAGGTTTATGGCAAGCATCAAGACGTTCTCGGTAAATTCACAGCACACATGTTAGCGGTTGCATCGACCAGCGGTAATATGGCCGCAATGTATGAAAGTACCGCCAAGTTCCTCGAACGATACGAAGAATTTAAAAGAAATTTGCGCTCCGTTCTCTACATGCCAATCGTGGTAACCATCGCCATGATCGGTGCTTTGATATTTTACATCATGTACATCTTTCCAAAAATGACCTCACTGTTAACTAAATATGACATCGAAATTCCACCCATGACGAAGGCTACTTTGGATTTAAGCAATTTTTTGCAAAATAATGTCATCCTGATTTTGGCAGGATTCGTCCTGCCCATTTTTGCTTTTATTTATTGGATGCGCACGGAAAAAGGACGGTATATCATCGACCGCACCTTGATCAGGATTCCATACTTCGGGTCGGTGCTGCACAAAAATTGTATCGAGATTTTTTCCCGGG
It encodes the following:
- a CDS encoding type II secretion system F family protein, with amino-acid sequence MPEYRYLGVNVAGKPIQGILFGTDSKAIKNRIKKIVDKKGFRLDAVQKKTRFTYKVQKGGEKPIKGEQKAFAKEELENALMKMGYRVHYVRKKWFSINFGIPNKDLVLFIRICADLLREKFPYDEILTLTAEDTENKRLRETIREIQKDLKAGNDGHEVYGKHQDVLGKFTAHMLAVASTSGNMAAMYESTAKFLERYEEFKRNLRSVLYMPIVVTIAMIGALIFYIMYIFPKMTSLLTKYDIEIPPMTKATLDLSNFLQNNVILILAGFVLPIFAFIYWMRTEKGRYIIDRTLIRIPYFGSVLHKNCIEIFSRVFYALYSSSGENIQAIRIAAESCNNKFIERQIVNTVIPRMLKEGKSFVECIAQTNCFTINAIRRFRSGEESGTLRESARQLADYYEMESGHKMKRMVDSINLIISIVVSLMIIGLTLISSEIGFVSPTSPLSRTHESSR